The window AGTTGTCCTGCCAAGGGCATGGCTGGTTGGCTACGTTCGGGAGGGATAACCGCTGAAAGCATCTAAGCGGGAAGCCTGCTTCGAGATGAGTATTCCCACCCACTTGATGGGGTAAGGCTCCCAGTAGACGACTGGGTTGATAGGCCAGATATGGAAGCCTGGTAACGGGTGGAGTTGACTGGTACTAATAGGCCGAGGGCTTGTCCTCAGTTGCTCGCGTCCACTGTGTTGGTTCTGAAACCACGAACAACCCCATGCCATGGTCACGGTGTGGTGCGGTTGAGTGTTTCATAGTGTTTCGGTGGTCATAGCGTGAGGGAAACGCCCGGTTACATTCCGAACCCGGAAGCTAAGCCTTACAGCGCCGATGGTACTGCAGGGGGGACCCTGTGGGAGAGTAGGACGCCGCCGAACAAATATTGAGAGCTGGTCCCCGAATTTCGATTCGGGGACCAGCTCTTTTTTGTTGTGCGTCACTTGGAGTTCACGTTGGCCGACCAGGATCCGCGCCATGGGTACCGTTGGAATGCTCAGGGCCGCGGGTGTCGGCGCCGGTGACGAAGTCGTAGTGCCGGCGTTCGGGAACCCGGAGGTCGCTCAGGCCGTGAGCCTGGCAGGGGCCGTGCCGGTGTTCGCCGACATAGACCCGGTGACGTACTGCCTGGATGCCTCGGCTGTCGAGGCCGCGGTGACGTCCCGGACGGTGGCGGCGGTCGTCGTCCACCGCTTCGGCAGGTGCGCCGATGTCGCGGCGCTTCGTCAAGTCGGGCAGCGGCACGGGCTGTTGGTGCTGGAGCAGGGGGAGTCGGAGACTCCGTACAGCGAGCTGGGGGAGCGTCGGCGCCGGGCGGCGTATCTCAGTGCGAAGCTGAAGGGCGTGCGGACTCCCGAAGGGAGCGACGGGCACACCTTCCAGCAGTACGTCGTGCGCGTGCCCGGGAACGGGCGGCCGGACCGGGACGCCTTCGCGCGGGCCGTACGGGCCAAGGGAGTCGAGTGCAGAGTGCCGGTGAAGACACCGGTGCACCGGATGCCCGGGTTCCGGCGGGACGTGTGTCTGCCCGAGACCGAGCGGGCCGCCGACGAGACGCTGGCGCTGCCCATCGGCGGTGAGATGTCGCGGCGTGAACTGCAGCGGCTGGTGTCCGCGTGCAATGCGCTCGGCGGTCTGCTGCAGCCGGCCTTCTAGGTCTTCGGATGCGGGGGCGACCCAAGGGCGTGTCCGTCTCACGGCGGTGCGCTGGGTGGTTCTGGGCAGCGGTCGAGTCGGGGTATGATCTATCTCGTTGCCGCGAGGGACACCTCGAACAGGTGACAGGCCCCTATAGCTCAGTCGGTAGAGCGTCTCCATGGTAAGGAGAAGGTCAACGGTTCGATTCCGTTTGGGGGCTCAAGTGAAAGGCCCCGCCCTATCGGGCGGGGCCTTTGTCGTGTCCGGAGTCAGTCGGTCTGGAGGCCCGGGACGCGCATGGCCAGGATGGCCATGTCGTCGGAGGGGGCGTCGGAGGCGAAGCGTTCGACCGCGCGCATGACGCGGGCCGCGACCGCGCCCGCCGTAAGGCCCGTGCAGGCGGTGAGAACCTCGGCGAGGCCGTCGTCGCCCAACATGCGGGTGCCTTCGCGGCGTTCGGTGACGCCGTCCGTGACACACAGGAGGACGTCGCCGGGGTCGAGAGTGACCGTCTGCTCGTACAGCTCCAGGTCCTCCATGACGCCGAGGAGGGCCTGTGGCTCGGCGGCGGGCTCGACCGTGCCGTCCTGGCGCAGGCGCAGCGGGAGCGGGTGGCCGGCGCAGACCACCTTCAGGAGGGCGCTGCCGTCCTCCTGGGGCCACAGCTCGCCGTACAGGAGCGTCAGGAAGCGGCTGCGGGCGCCCTCGTCGATGATCGCGGAGTTGAGGCGCTCCAGGACCGCCGGGCCCGCGTAGCCCTCGCGGGCCAGCAGGCGCAGGGCGTGGCGGGCCAGGCCGGTGACGGCGGCGGCCTCCGGGCCGGTGCCGCAGACGTCGCCGATGGCGAAGCCGTACGCGCCGTCGCGGATGGGGAAGAGGTCGTAGAAGTCGCCGCCGACCTCGTTGCCCTCGCCGGCCGCGCGGTAGATGACCTCCACCTCGACGCCGTCGATCTGGGGGAGTTCCGGCGGCAGGAGGCTGCGCTGGAGGGACTGGCTGATGGCCACGCGCTCCGAGTACAGGCGGGCGTTGTCCAGGGCCAGGGCCGCCCGGCGGGAGAGGTCCTCGGCCAACTCCAGGATCTCCTGGCGGAAGTGCTCGTCCGTGGGCTTGCCGAGGGTCAGCATGCCGATGACGCGGTTGCGGGCCACGAGCGGCAGGACGACCGTCTCGCCGCCCACCGCCGAGGCCGTCGCCAGCGTCGTGCCGATGCCCGAGCTGACCGTGGCGGGCTCGCCCAGGCCCAGGCTGCGCATGGAGGTGCGCAGCGCCGCCTGGTGGGCCGCCTCGGCGGGGGCCGTCCAGACGCGGGCGCCGGGGGTCGGGATGGGCTCCGGCGGGCGGATCTTGGAGAGGAGGGCCTTGAGGCCGTCGATGAGGTCCTCGTCCTCGTGCAGGACGTACGAAAGGTACGGGTCCGAGGCCTGGTCGGCGATCGTGTAGACCGCGCACCAGGTGGCGAGGGTCGGGATCGTCATCTGGGCCATGAGGGCGAGGGTCTGGTCGCGGTCCAGGGTGCCCGCGAGGAGGTCGGAGGCCTCGACCAGGAAGCTCAGCGAGCCGCGGCGCAGGCGCTCCAGCTCGCCCAGCCGGGCCGACTCGACGGCCAGGGCGATGCGGTCGGCGGCGAACTGCAGGCGCAGGGCCTCCTCGTTGGAGTAGCGGCCCTGGGACTCGGCGGCGACGCCCAGGGAGCCCGTGAGGCGGCCCTCGACCTTGAGGGGGACCGTGACGACCGAGCGCATGCCCGTGCCGTTGAGGAGCGGGACGGCGCCGGGGACGGCCGTGAGGTCGTCGTGGACGGCGGGCATCCGGGCGGAGCCGTAGCGGCCGGGGCCGGCGTCCACGGGGACGCGGGCGAAGCGCTGGCGGGCCGACGGGAGACCGGTGGAGGCCCGGACTTCCAGTTCCGTCTCGTCGTCGGTCGCGAGGAGCAGGAAGGCGGAGTCGCCGTCGAGCATGTCGCGGGCGCGCTCGACCGTGCGCTGGAGGAGGCCGTCGAGGTCGTCCGGGGCGGGGGACCCGATGAAGACCTCGAAGGGGTCCGTGGCCTGGCCGTCGCCGGAACCGGATCCGTCGCCCGCGGCCATGCGCAGCGGGGTCTGCAGGACGGCGCGCTCGTGGTCCCGGACGAGGAGACAGACCGTGGAGGGGTCGCCCGCGGTGTCGCGGACCCGGAGGTGGGAGGCGTAGACGGGCGTCACCCGGCCGTTGGCGGCGCGGATGCCGTAACTGCCCTCCCAGCGGGAGAGTTGGAGGGCCTCGGCGACGCCGGTGCTGGTGCCGGGGGTGTGCGGCCAGGCGGCGAGGTCGGTGAGGGGCTTGCCGATGACGTGGTCGGGGGCGTAACCGAAGAGTTCCTCGGCGTCCTCGTTCCAGGCGCCGATCGCGCCCGCGCGGTCGATCTGGACGACCGCGACGCGGACCCGCCCGTCGGCGAGCGGGAGCAGCTCGGCGGGGAGGGCCGGGCCGGCGGAGCGGGTGCCCACGGGGCGGTCGGGCAGGTCGAGTTGGAACCAGACCTGCTTGTGCGTGGGGGTGTACTCGACGCCCCAGCGGGTGGCCATCGCCGCGCACAGCTGGAGGCCGCGGCCGCCCTCGCGGTCCGGGTTGCCCATGTTGATGTGGCTGCCCTGGAGAGGGATCTCACGCTCGGGATATCTGTCGGCGACCTCGATGCGTACGCCGTCGTCGGCGCGCAGGCACAGGACGTCGGCGGAGGTGCCCGCGTGGACGACCGCGTTGGTGACGAGTTCGCTGGTGAGGACCACCGCGTCGTCGACGATGTCGGCGAAGCCCCAGCCCTGGAGGGTGTCGCGGACGAACGAGCGGGCGGTCGCGACGGATCGTGAGACGGCAGCGAAGCTGGCGGCCGCGCGCGCGGTGATCACGGCACTCCTTGTCCGGTTCTCGATGTGGGGGGGTCCTGGGACGGCCTCCTGCCGTGGCAGTGGCTGGTTCTCCGTCGGCCTGGGTTCCTGGGGGGTCTCCCCGGGATGCAGTCCGGTGGTCATGGTGAGGCCGCCCCTCCGATGCCTGCCCGCTCGTGCTCGTGCGCCACCGCCCAGGCCGGACGGGACCGGCATGGCTGGACAGCCGCATGCAAGGTTACTTACCTTCGCCGTCCATGCGGATGCCGGTCGTCTGTGTTTCCGCCCGGAGGTGTGCGGACCGTGTGCGAAGCTGCCGAACTGTTATGGCCTGGTTCAGCCATGGTGAAACACTGGGCAGGCTTCCGGGAGAAGGCCGGACGGGTCCGAGTACCTTCCCGGTGCGGCGTAGAGCGGCATCGGGCCCGCCGGGCGGAAGTATCCGAGTACGAAGCGGTACGAGTGGTACGAACAGTGTGAGCAGTACGTAGCGTTCGAATGCGGTGACGTACGTCCAGCAGGAACGAACGGTCGACCCTTGCGGGAGGGACACAGTGGAGTCTGGCGCAGCGACGCGAGGCACTAAGGCGCGCGCGAAAGGCGGACAGTCCCTGAGTGACAAGCGCACATCACGTAAACCGCGCAATGGGACCACCACTGTGGACACCGCTGCCCTGAACCGGCTGCTCACGGCGTTGGAAGCGATGCGGGACGGCAATTTCCGCAAGCGGCTGACGGTGTCGGGCGACGGTGTGATGGCCGAGATCGCCGCCGTGTACAACGAGGTGGCGGACCGGAATCTGCACCTGACGGGTGAGTTGTCGCGGGTGCGGCGTGTGGTGGGGCGTGAGGGGAAGCTCACCGAGCGGCTGGAGACGGGGGCCACCGAGGGGTCCTGGGCGGCCGCGATCGACGCGTCGAACGCGCTGGTCGACGACCTCGTACGGCCTGTCTCCGAGGTGAGCCGGGTGCTGTCGGCCGTCGCGGAAGGTGATCTGTCGCCGCGGATGGAACTGCGGTCGCAGGGGCCGGACGGGACCGGGCATCCGCTGCGCGGGGAGTTCCTGAAGGTCGGGCGTACGGTCAACAACCTGGTCGATCAGTTGTCGACGTTCACCGACGAGGTCACGCGGGTGGCCAGCGAGGTGGGCACCGAGGGCAAGCTGGGCGGGCAGGCCAAGGTGCGCGGCATGTCCGGTTCGTGGAAGGACCTGACGGAGTCCGTCAACACCATGGCGCACCGGCTCACCGCACAGGTGAGGGACATCGCACTGGTGACGACCGCGGTCGCGAAGGGTGACTTGTCCCGGAAGGTCACGGTTCATGTGGCCGGGGAGATGCTGGAGCTGAAGGAGACCGTCAACACGATGGTCGACCAGCTCTCGGCCTTCTCCTCCGAGGTGACCCGGGTCGCCCGTGAGGTGGGCACCGACGGTCAGCTCGGCGGGCAGGCCGAGGTGCCGGGTGTGGCGGGTGTGTGGAAGGAACTCACCGATTCGGTGAACACCATGGCCGGCAATCTCACCGCGCAGGTGCGTGGGATCGCGCAGGTCACCACGGCCGTCGCCAACGGTGACCTGTCGCAGAAGGTGACCGTGCCCGCACGCGGGGAGGTCGCCAAGCTCGCCGAGACCATCAACCAGATGACCGAGACGCTGCGGATCTTCGCGGACGAGGTCACGCGGGTGGCGAACGAGGTGGGTGCCGAGGGCCGGCTGGGCGGTCAGGCGCAGGTGCCGGGCGCGGCGGGGACGTGGAAGGACCTCACCGATTCGGTGAACACGGTCTTCCGGAACCTCACGATCCAGGTACGGGACATCGCGGCGGTGACGACGGCCGTGGCCAACGGCGATCTCTCGCAGAAGGTCACCGTGGATGTGGCCGGCGAGATGCTGGAGCTGAAGAACACCGTCAACGGGATGGTCGACCAGCTCTCCTCCTTCGGTGACGAGGTCACGCGGGTGGCCAACGAGGTGGGTGCCGAGGGCCGGCTGGGCGGTCAGGCGCAGGTGCCGGGCGCGGCCGGTACATGGAAGGACCTGACGGACTCCGTCAACACGGCGTTCCGCAATCTCACCGGACAGGTGAGGAACATCGCGGCGGTGACGACGGCCGTGGCCAACGGCGACCTCTCGCAGAAGGTCACCGTCGATGTCGCGGGCGAGATGCTCGAACTGAAGAACACCGTGAACACGATGGTGGACCAGCTGTCGTCGTTCGCCGACCAGGTGACGCGGATGGCCCGGGATGTGGGCACGGAGGGCCGGCTCGGCGGTCAGGCCCGGGTGGACGGTGTGTCGGGGACGTGGAAGGAACTCACCGACTCCGTCAACTCGATGGCCGGCAACCTCACCTCGCAGGTGCGCAACATCGCGCAGGTGACGACGGCCGTGGCGCGGGGCGACCTGTCCCAGAAGATCGACGTCGACGCGCGCGGCGAGATCCTGGAGCTGAAGAACACCATCAACACGATGGTCGACCAGCTCTCCTCCTTCGCCGACCAGGTGACCCGCGTGGCCCGGGATGTGGGCACGGAGGGCCGGCTCGGCGGTCAGGCGCAGGTGCCCGGGGTCGCCGGTGTGTGGCGTGACCTCACCGAGTCCGTGAACGGCATGGCCGGCAACCTGACCGGCCAGGTCCGCAACATCGCTCAGGTCGCCACGGCGGTGGCCCGCGGTGACCTGTCCCAGAAGATCACCGTGGACGCGCGCGGCGAGATCCTGGAGCTGAAGAACACGCTGAACACGATGGTGGACCAGCTGTCGTCGTTCGCGGAGGAGGTGACCCGGGTCGCCCGCGAGGTGGGCACGGAGGGTCAGCTCGGCGGTCAGGCCGAGGTGCAGGGTGTCTCCGGCACCTGGAAGGACCTCACGCAGTCGGTGAACTTCATGGCGAACAACCTGACGATCCAGGTGCGTCAGATCGCCGAGGTCACCACCGCCGTCGCGAAGGGCGACCTGTCGAAGAAGATCACCGTCGACGCGAAGGGCGAGATCCTCGAACTCGTCACCACCGTCAACACGATGGTCGACCAGCTGTCGTCCTTCGCCGAGCAGGTGACCCGGGTCGCCCGCGAGGTGGGCACCGAGGGCATCCTGGGCGGCCAGGCGCATGTGCCGGGCATCACCGGCATCTGGAAGGACCTCAGCGGCAATGTGAACCTGATGGCCAAGAACCTCACCATGCAGGTGCGGAACATCTCCCAGGTCGCGGCCGCCGTCGCCAACGGTGACCTGACCCGTACGGTGACGATCGAGGCGGCCGGTGAGGTCGCGGAGCTGGCCGACACCTTCAACAGCATGGTGAAGACGCTCAGTTCGTTCGCCGACCAGGTCACCAAGGTGGCCCGCGAGGTGGGCACGGACGGCATCCTGGGCGGCCAGGCGCACGTACCGGGTGTGGCGGGCACGTGGAAGGACCTCACCGAGTCCGTGAACTCGATGGCGTCCAACCTGACCGGCCAGGTCCGCAACATCGCCATGGTGACGACCGCCATCGCCAAGGGCGATCTGACCAAGAAGATCGACATCGACGCGCGCGGCGAGATCCTGGAGCTGAAGACCACCATCAACACGATGGTCGACCAGCTGTCGTCCTTCGCCGAGGAGGTCACCCGCGTGGCCCGCGAGGTGGGCACCGAGGGCCAGCTGGGCGGCCTCGCGCGCGTGCGGGACGTCGACGGCACCTGGCGGGACCTCACCGAGTCGGTGAACGAGATGGCCGGGAACCTGACCCGGCAGGTGCGCGCCATCGCGCGCGTGGCCACCGCGGTGACCCGGGGCGACCTGAACCTCAAGATCGACGTCGACGCGTCCGGCGAGATCAAGGAGCTGCAGGACTACATCAACAAGATGATCGCCAACCTGCGCGACACGACGATCGCCAACCAGGAGCAGGACTGGCTCAAGGGCAACCTCGCCCGGATCTCCGCCCTGATGCAGGGCCGCCGGGACCTGGCCGACGTGGCCTCGCTGATCATGAGCGAGCTGACGCCGGTGGTGTCCGCGCAGCACGGCGCCTTCTTCCTCGCGCTGCCGTTCCTCGACGGCAAGGACCTGGCCCCCGACAACGACGACCAGTACGAGCTGCGCATGCTGGGCTCGTACGGCTACTCCATGGGGTCCATGCCGGCGTCCTTCCGGCCGGGTGAGGCACTGGTGGGGACGGCGGCGAAGGAGAAGCGCACGATCCTGGTGGAGAACGCGCCGAGCGGTTATCTGAAGATCTCCTCCGGGCTCGGCGAGGCGCCTCCGGCGCAGGTGATCGTGCTGCCGGTGCTCTTCGAGGGGACCGTGCTCGGTGTGATCGAGCTGGCGTCCTTCACGCCGTTCACGCAGATCCAGAAAGACTTCCTGAACCAGATCGCGGAGATGATCGCGACCAGCGTCAACACGATCTCCGTCAACACCAAGACCGAGGTGCTGCTGAAGCAGTCGCAGGAGCTGACCGAGCAACTGCGTGAGCGCTCCGACGAGTTGGAGAACCGGCAGGAGGCCCTCCAGGCGTCCAACGCCGAGCTGGAGGAGAAGGCCGAGCTGCTGGCCCGGCAGAACCGCGACATCGAGGTGAAGAACACCGAGATCGAGGAGGCGCGGCAGGTTCTGGAGGAGCGCGCCGAGCAGCTCGCGGTCTCGATGCGTTACAAGAGCGAGTTCCTGGCGAACATGTCGCACGAGCTGCGCACCCCGCTCAACTCGCTGCTGATCCTCGCCAAGCTGCTCGCCGACAACGCCGAGTCGAACCTGACGCCCAAGCAGGTCGAGTTCGCCGAGACCATCCACGGGGCGGGCTCGGACCTGCTCCAGCTGATCAACGACATCCTGGACCTGTCGAAGGTCGAGGCGGGCAAGATGGACGTCTCGCCGACCCGTATCGCCCTCGTCCAGCTCGTCGACTACGTGGAGGCCACCTTCCGGCCGCTGACCGCGGAGAAGGGCCTGGACTTCTCGGTGCGGGTCTCGCCGGAGCTGCCCGCCACGCTGCACACGGACGAGCAGCGCCTGTTGCAGGTGCTGCGGAACCTGCTGTCCAACGCGGTGAAGTTCACCGACTCGGGGGCTGTGGAGCTGGTCATCCGGCCGGCCGGGGCGGATGTGCCGGTGGCCATCAAGGAGCAGCTGCTGGAGGCGGGCTCGCTGCGGGACGCGGACGCCGACATGATCGCGTTCTCGGTGACGGACACCGGCATCGGAATCGCGGCCGGCAAGATGCGGGTCATCTTCGAGGCGTTCAAGCAGGCGGACGGCACCACGAGCCGCAAGTACGGCGGTACGGGCCTGGGGCTGTCCATCTCACGCGAGATCGCCCGGCTGCTGGGCGGCGAGATCCATGCGCAGAGCGAGCCCGGACGCGGTTCCACCTTCACCCTGTATTTGCCGCTGCACCCGAGCGAACTGCCCCCGCAGGGCTACGCGAACAGTGCCCCCGACTCGCTGGAGGCGGGGGAGCTGCTGGCCTCCGAGCCCGAGCACACCGAGACACCGGCCGAGGTGAAGTCGTACCGCGAGACCCAGAACGGGGCCGCGGCACTCTTCCGCAGGCGCCGCAGGCCCGTGTCGGCCGGCTCCGCCTCCGACCTGCTCCGGCAGGACAACGGGCAGCCGCAGGAGGACTGGAC is drawn from Streptomyces bottropensis ATCC 25435 and contains these coding sequences:
- a CDS encoding DegT/DnrJ/EryC1/StrS family aminotransferase, which produces MLRAAGVGAGDEVVVPAFGNPEVAQAVSLAGAVPVFADIDPVTYCLDASAVEAAVTSRTVAAVVVHRFGRCADVAALRQVGQRHGLLVLEQGESETPYSELGERRRRAAYLSAKLKGVRTPEGSDGHTFQQYVVRVPGNGRPDRDAFARAVRAKGVECRVPVKTPVHRMPGFRRDVCLPETERAADETLALPIGGEMSRRELQRLVSACNALGGLLQPAF
- a CDS encoding SpoIIE family protein phosphatase yields the protein MTTGLHPGETPQEPRPTENQPLPRQEAVPGPPHIENRTRSAVITARAAASFAAVSRSVATARSFVRDTLQGWGFADIVDDAVVLTSELVTNAVVHAGTSADVLCLRADDGVRIEVADRYPEREIPLQGSHINMGNPDREGGRGLQLCAAMATRWGVEYTPTHKQVWFQLDLPDRPVGTRSAGPALPAELLPLADGRVRVAVVQIDRAGAIGAWNEDAEELFGYAPDHVIGKPLTDLAAWPHTPGTSTGVAEALQLSRWEGSYGIRAANGRVTPVYASHLRVRDTAGDPSTVCLLVRDHERAVLQTPLRMAAGDGSGSGDGQATDPFEVFIGSPAPDDLDGLLQRTVERARDMLDGDSAFLLLATDDETELEVRASTGLPSARQRFARVPVDAGPGRYGSARMPAVHDDLTAVPGAVPLLNGTGMRSVVTVPLKVEGRLTGSLGVAAESQGRYSNEEALRLQFAADRIALAVESARLGELERLRRGSLSFLVEASDLLAGTLDRDQTLALMAQMTIPTLATWCAVYTIADQASDPYLSYVLHEDEDLIDGLKALLSKIRPPEPIPTPGARVWTAPAEAAHQAALRTSMRSLGLGEPATVSSGIGTTLATASAVGGETVVLPLVARNRVIGMLTLGKPTDEHFRQEILELAEDLSRRAALALDNARLYSERVAISQSLQRSLLPPELPQIDGVEVEVIYRAAGEGNEVGGDFYDLFPIRDGAYGFAIGDVCGTGPEAAAVTGLARHALRLLAREGYAGPAVLERLNSAIIDEGARSRFLTLLYGELWPQEDGSALLKVVCAGHPLPLRLRQDGTVEPAAEPQALLGVMEDLELYEQTVTLDPGDVLLCVTDGVTERREGTRMLGDDGLAEVLTACTGLTAGAVAARVMRAVERFASDAPSDDMAILAMRVPGLQTD
- a CDS encoding HAMP domain-containing protein — its product is MESGAATRGTKARAKGGQSLSDKRTSRKPRNGTTTVDTAALNRLLTALEAMRDGNFRKRLTVSGDGVMAEIAAVYNEVADRNLHLTGELSRVRRVVGREGKLTERLETGATEGSWAAAIDASNALVDDLVRPVSEVSRVLSAVAEGDLSPRMELRSQGPDGTGHPLRGEFLKVGRTVNNLVDQLSTFTDEVTRVASEVGTEGKLGGQAKVRGMSGSWKDLTESVNTMAHRLTAQVRDIALVTTAVAKGDLSRKVTVHVAGEMLELKETVNTMVDQLSAFSSEVTRVAREVGTDGQLGGQAEVPGVAGVWKELTDSVNTMAGNLTAQVRGIAQVTTAVANGDLSQKVTVPARGEVAKLAETINQMTETLRIFADEVTRVANEVGAEGRLGGQAQVPGAAGTWKDLTDSVNTVFRNLTIQVRDIAAVTTAVANGDLSQKVTVDVAGEMLELKNTVNGMVDQLSSFGDEVTRVANEVGAEGRLGGQAQVPGAAGTWKDLTDSVNTAFRNLTGQVRNIAAVTTAVANGDLSQKVTVDVAGEMLELKNTVNTMVDQLSSFADQVTRMARDVGTEGRLGGQARVDGVSGTWKELTDSVNSMAGNLTSQVRNIAQVTTAVARGDLSQKIDVDARGEILELKNTINTMVDQLSSFADQVTRVARDVGTEGRLGGQAQVPGVAGVWRDLTESVNGMAGNLTGQVRNIAQVATAVARGDLSQKITVDARGEILELKNTLNTMVDQLSSFAEEVTRVAREVGTEGQLGGQAEVQGVSGTWKDLTQSVNFMANNLTIQVRQIAEVTTAVAKGDLSKKITVDAKGEILELVTTVNTMVDQLSSFAEQVTRVAREVGTEGILGGQAHVPGITGIWKDLSGNVNLMAKNLTMQVRNISQVAAAVANGDLTRTVTIEAAGEVAELADTFNSMVKTLSSFADQVTKVAREVGTDGILGGQAHVPGVAGTWKDLTESVNSMASNLTGQVRNIAMVTTAIAKGDLTKKIDIDARGEILELKTTINTMVDQLSSFAEEVTRVAREVGTEGQLGGLARVRDVDGTWRDLTESVNEMAGNLTRQVRAIARVATAVTRGDLNLKIDVDASGEIKELQDYINKMIANLRDTTIANQEQDWLKGNLARISALMQGRRDLADVASLIMSELTPVVSAQHGAFFLALPFLDGKDLAPDNDDQYELRMLGSYGYSMGSMPASFRPGEALVGTAAKEKRTILVENAPSGYLKISSGLGEAPPAQVIVLPVLFEGTVLGVIELASFTPFTQIQKDFLNQIAEMIATSVNTISVNTKTEVLLKQSQELTEQLRERSDELENRQEALQASNAELEEKAELLARQNRDIEVKNTEIEEARQVLEERAEQLAVSMRYKSEFLANMSHELRTPLNSLLILAKLLADNAESNLTPKQVEFAETIHGAGSDLLQLINDILDLSKVEAGKMDVSPTRIALVQLVDYVEATFRPLTAEKGLDFSVRVSPELPATLHTDEQRLLQVLRNLLSNAVKFTDSGAVELVIRPAGADVPVAIKEQLLEAGSLRDADADMIAFSVTDTGIGIAAGKMRVIFEAFKQADGTTSRKYGGTGLGLSISREIARLLGGEIHAQSEPGRGSTFTLYLPLHPSELPPQGYANSAPDSLEAGELLASEPEHTETPAEVKSYRETQNGAAALFRRRRRPVSAGSASDLLRQDNGQPQEDWTQLAAQEAAVPSRRTISFDGEKVLIVDDDIRNVFALTSVLEQHGLSVLYAENGREGIEVLEQHDDVTVVLMDIMMPEMDGYATTTAIRRMPQFAGLPIIALTAKAMKGDREKAIDSGASDYVTKPVDPDHLLEVMEQWMRSG